A region of Ornithorhynchus anatinus isolate Pmale09 chromosome 5, mOrnAna1.pri.v4, whole genome shotgun sequence DNA encodes the following proteins:
- the HES2 gene encoding transcription factor HES-2 produces MPPHLAGSRPGLLFQARMGVPRRAGDASELRKTLKPLMEKRRRARINESLNQLKGLILPLIGKDSSRYSKLEKADILEMTVRFLQELPTSGAPATPTPAESYREGYRACVSRLAGLLPACSLLDRDVCGRLLDHLQRSGGAAAPSPRGSKARGPDPRAAPASPAPPAHRPAPPPRPAPSGLWRPW; encoded by the exons ATGCCTCCCCACCTGGCGGGGTCGAGGCCGGGCCTGCTTTTCCAGGCCAGGATGGGGGTGCCCCGGAGGGCGGGGGATGCCAGCGAGCTGCGCAAG ACCCTGAAGCCGCTGATGGAGAAGCGCAGACGGGCCCGCATCAACGAGAGCCTCAACCAGCTCAAGGGCCTCATCCTTCCCCTCATCGGCAAGGAC AGTTCCCGCTACTCGAAGCTGGAGAAGGCGGACATCCTGGAGATGACCGTCCGTTTCCTCCAGGAGCTGCCCACCTCCGGCGCCCCCGCGACGCCCA CGCCTGCAGAGAGCTACCGGGAAGGTTACCGGGCCTGCGTGTCCCGCCTGGCCGGCCTCCTGCCCGCCTGCAGCCTGCTGGACCGCGACGTCTGTGGCCGCCTCCTGGACCACCTGCAGCGGAGCGGCGGCGCCGCAGCCCCGTCCCCCCGGGGGTCCAAGGCCCGGGGCCCCGACCCCCGCGCTGCCCCCGCgtcccccgcgcccccggcccacagacccgccccgccgccccggcccgccccttcgGGGCTCTGGCGGCCCTGGTGA